One window from the genome of Serinibacter salmoneus encodes:
- a CDS encoding glycoside hydrolase family 117 protein, whose product MSEWPGDASGSPAESAAAESAATRRARTYPTDTAWFTDFVTFPVRGLGEEAGVHRRDPSSVLTIEGRYYVWYTRSVGETAGFGTQDPAAKVFPWDLSEIWFATSEDGQTWVERGRAVGRGEAGRYDDRSVFTPEVLHHEGRFFLVYQVVQAPYRLRSQESIALAVADAPEGPWRCGDAPILRPSADGEWSGTADDRLAVSSRGSFDSLKVHDPILIPFRDRFFLYYKGEQMGEGFSAGGRTTRWGLAVADRIEGPYRRCAANPVTNSGHETCLWRYGEGIAALLTTDGPERNTIQFAPNGVDFAIMAHVPAPPVAPGPLRLEGAALQPLDGIRWGLCHDVTGPWHFIQGFAADERQKTLYSSGRSPETTPLPAPRALPAPRAHEGE is encoded by the coding sequence ATGAGTGAATGGCCTGGAGACGCCTCGGGGTCCCCTGCGGAGAGTGCGGCTGCGGAGAGTGCGGCGACCCGTCGGGCGCGCACCTACCCGACGGACACCGCCTGGTTCACCGACTTCGTGACCTTCCCGGTGCGCGGACTGGGGGAGGAGGCCGGCGTCCATCGTCGGGACCCGAGTTCCGTCCTGACCATCGAGGGCCGGTACTACGTCTGGTACACCCGCTCGGTCGGCGAGACTGCCGGCTTCGGCACACAGGACCCCGCCGCCAAGGTGTTCCCGTGGGACCTCTCGGAGATCTGGTTCGCCACGAGCGAGGACGGCCAGACCTGGGTCGAGCGCGGTCGCGCCGTCGGGCGGGGAGAGGCCGGACGATACGACGACCGCAGCGTCTTCACACCGGAGGTCCTGCACCACGAGGGTCGCTTCTTCCTGGTCTACCAGGTGGTCCAGGCGCCCTACCGGTTGCGCAGTCAGGAGTCGATCGCGCTCGCTGTCGCGGACGCGCCGGAGGGTCCGTGGCGCTGCGGCGACGCGCCGATCCTGCGCCCCAGCGCGGACGGTGAGTGGTCAGGTACCGCGGACGACAGGCTCGCGGTGTCCTCGCGTGGCTCGTTCGACAGCCTCAAGGTGCACGATCCGATCCTCATCCCGTTCCGTGACCGGTTCTTCCTCTACTACAAGGGTGAGCAGATGGGCGAGGGATTCTCGGCGGGAGGGCGGACCACACGCTGGGGTCTGGCCGTGGCGGATCGGATCGAGGGGCCTTACCGCAGGTGCGCGGCGAATCCGGTCACCAACAGCGGACATGAGACCTGCCTGTGGCGGTACGGCGAGGGCATCGCTGCACTGCTCACCACGGACGGGCCGGAGCGCAACACCATCCAGTTCGCGCCCAACGGGGTCGACTTCGCGATCATGGCCCATGTGCCCGCGCCGCCGGTGGCGCCGGGACCGCTCCGCCTGGAGGGAGCGGCGCTGCAACCGCTGGACGGTATCCGGTGGGGGCTGTGCCACGACGTCACCGGACCCTGGCACTTCATCCAGGGCTTCGCTGCGGACGAACGTCAGAAGACGCTGTACTCCTCGGGCCGCAGTCCCGAGACCACACCGTTGCCCGCGCCGCGGGCGCTACCGGCGCCCCGAGCGCACGAAGGAGAGTGA
- a CDS encoding mandelate racemase/muconate lactonizing enzyme family protein — MATIERVQTDLFRVPLRTMLTDAMHGPMVAFDLITVRVLDSDGLLGTGYTYTVNHGGAAVATMIERDLADALIGVEAGRIEHLWHTMWWRLHYAGRGGHATSAISAVDIALWDLLGRRAGLPLWVLFGGHDPRVPVYAGGIDLELPVDDLRRQADAFLAEGFRAIKMKVGRADLREDVARVAAMREHLGAGFPLMVDANMRWSVDEALRACRALAPFDLGWIEEPTIPDDVRGYARIVREGHHPIAGGENLHTLYEFEHAIRSEALTLPEPDVSNIGGYTTFRKVAALAEANNLRLTSHGVHDLTVHAMAATGTRTYMEAHGFGLQEYMADPMAIIDGHVRAPDTPGHGVLLDFDRLAHACAA; from the coding sequence ATGGCGACCATCGAACGCGTCCAGACGGACCTGTTCCGCGTTCCCCTGCGCACCATGCTCACCGATGCCATGCACGGACCGATGGTGGCGTTCGATCTCATCACGGTGCGGGTTCTGGACTCCGACGGACTCCTGGGCACCGGGTACACCTACACCGTGAACCACGGCGGTGCCGCGGTGGCGACCATGATCGAACGCGACCTCGCCGATGCCCTGATCGGGGTGGAGGCGGGCCGCATCGAGCATCTGTGGCACACGATGTGGTGGCGGCTGCACTATGCGGGTCGAGGAGGGCACGCCACCTCGGCGATCTCCGCGGTCGACATCGCGCTGTGGGACCTGCTGGGCCGCCGGGCAGGCCTCCCGTTGTGGGTCCTGTTCGGAGGCCACGACCCGCGGGTCCCGGTGTATGCGGGGGGCATCGATCTCGAGCTGCCCGTGGACGATCTGCGGCGTCAGGCCGACGCGTTCCTCGCCGAGGGCTTCCGCGCGATCAAGATGAAGGTCGGTCGTGCGGACCTGCGCGAGGACGTGGCCCGCGTGGCCGCGATGCGAGAGCACCTGGGTGCGGGTTTCCCGCTGATGGTGGACGCGAACATGCGGTGGTCGGTGGACGAGGCGCTCCGTGCCTGCCGTGCCCTGGCGCCGTTCGACCTCGGGTGGATCGAGGAGCCGACCATCCCGGACGACGTGCGCGGATACGCCCGGATCGTGCGCGAGGGACACCATCCCATCGCGGGTGGGGAGAACCTGCACACGCTGTACGAGTTCGAGCACGCCATCCGGTCCGAGGCCCTCACGCTGCCCGAGCCCGACGTCAGCAACATCGGCGGCTACACCACCTTCCGCAAGGTCGCGGCGCTGGCCGAGGCCAACAACCTCCGGCTGACCTCCCACGGGGTGCACGATCTCACGGTGCATGCGATGGCAGCCACCGGGACACGCACCTACATGGAGGCGCACGGCTTCGGTCTCCAGGAGTACATGGCGGATCCGATGGCGATCATCGATGGGCACGTGCGCGCGCCCGACACCCCCGGGCACGGCGTCCTCCTCGACTTCGACCGGCTGGCCCACGCCTGCGCGGCGTGA
- a CDS encoding sugar kinase: protein MTGVLTVGESMALVGSSRPEPLHAGATMTLGMGGAESNVAIGLRRLGTAATWVGRLGEDSAGDLVEKVLRGEGVTTRALRTRDVPTGLMLKEQRSTMETRIWYYRAGSAGSRLRPGDVTAQEVAEADLVHLTGITSALSASARDLVLDTARLAADAGVPVSFDLNYRSRLWDEASARALYARIVPQCAIVFGGLEEVEILIGPETDPVRAGHALRALGAGIAVVKLGAQGAVAVWDGGEVRVPAVPVQVRDTVGAGDAFVAGFLADHLAGNDVATALATAASVGAYACTGDGDWETLPTRADLRRLGGAEPVTR, encoded by the coding sequence ATGACCGGGGTCCTGACCGTGGGTGAGTCCATGGCCCTGGTCGGCTCCTCCCGTCCTGAGCCACTGCATGCCGGAGCCACCATGACCCTGGGGATGGGGGGCGCGGAGAGCAACGTCGCCATCGGGCTGCGCCGGCTCGGTACCGCAGCCACGTGGGTAGGGCGGTTGGGCGAGGACTCCGCAGGCGACCTCGTGGAGAAGGTCCTGCGGGGCGAGGGTGTCACCACCCGCGCCCTGCGCACCCGCGATGTCCCCACGGGTCTCATGCTCAAGGAGCAACGCTCCACGATGGAGACCCGGATCTGGTACTACCGCGCGGGGAGCGCGGGTTCGCGGCTGCGCCCGGGGGATGTCACGGCGCAGGAGGTCGCCGAGGCCGATCTCGTGCACCTGACCGGCATCACCTCGGCGCTGTCCGCCTCCGCCCGCGACCTGGTCCTGGACACCGCGCGACTGGCCGCCGACGCCGGCGTCCCGGTCTCCTTCGACCTGAACTACCGCTCCCGCCTGTGGGACGAGGCATCGGCGCGCGCGCTGTATGCGCGCATCGTGCCGCAGTGCGCGATCGTGTTCGGCGGACTGGAGGAGGTGGAGATCCTGATCGGACCCGAGACGGACCCCGTCCGCGCCGGTCACGCTCTGCGCGCTCTCGGCGCCGGTATCGCGGTGGTGAAGCTGGGGGCGCAGGGCGCCGTCGCGGTATGGGACGGCGGCGAGGTGCGGGTACCGGCCGTCCCGGTCCAGGTCCGTGACACGGTGGGTGCCGGCGATGCCTTCGTCGCGGGGTTCCTTGCCGACCACCTCGCCGGGAACGACGTCGCCACCGCGTTGGCGACGGCGGCCTCGGTCGGGGCGTATGCCTGCACCGGGGACGGCGACTGGGAGACGCTGCCCACCCGTGCCGACCTGAGGCGACTGGGCGGAGCCGAACCCGTCACGCGCTGA
- a CDS encoding aminotransferase class IV — protein sequence MDDRAIAWLNGRLVDADAPQITLRDHGFTVGDGVFESVNLTPAGPFALTRHLRRLARSARGLGLAEPDEATVRDAVADVTRAWREHGGERGAALRITWTPGPGGAGSTRPAPGSPGTLAVLATASRAHAPATVWRSPWPRNERGALAGLKTLSYAENAAALAHAHRMGATEAVFGNTRGELCDGATSTVFLEDADELVTPPLSSGALAGVTRELVLEWAAMEGLPVREQHLPLSALLSVPHVAITASSRGIAPVVAVEGRARRPGPLTLAMAEVFARRRTSDPDP from the coding sequence ATGGACGATCGCGCCATCGCCTGGCTGAACGGGCGTCTCGTGGACGCCGACGCGCCTCAGATCACCCTGCGCGACCACGGCTTCACGGTGGGTGACGGCGTGTTCGAGAGCGTGAACCTGACGCCCGCGGGACCGTTCGCCCTCACCCGTCACCTGCGACGCCTGGCGCGCTCCGCCCGCGGGCTGGGGTTGGCCGAGCCCGACGAGGCGACGGTGCGCGACGCCGTCGCCGACGTGACGCGCGCCTGGCGCGAACACGGGGGCGAGCGCGGCGCCGCGCTCCGGATCACCTGGACCCCCGGACCCGGCGGAGCGGGTTCGACCCGACCGGCACCCGGTTCCCCGGGCACGCTGGCCGTGCTCGCCACCGCCAGCCGTGCGCACGCCCCCGCGACCGTGTGGCGCTCCCCCTGGCCCAGGAACGAGCGCGGCGCACTCGCGGGCCTGAAGACCCTCTCCTACGCCGAGAACGCCGCGGCGCTGGCGCACGCCCACCGGATGGGCGCCACCGAGGCGGTGTTCGGGAACACCCGCGGGGAGCTGTGCGACGGCGCGACGAGCACGGTGTTCCTGGAGGACGCGGACGAACTGGTCACCCCGCCCCTGTCCAGCGGCGCGCTCGCGGGAGTGACCCGTGAGCTCGTGCTGGAGTGGGCCGCGATGGAGGGGTTGCCGGTGCGTGAGCAGCACCTACCGCTGTCCGCACTGCTGAGCGTGCCGCACGTCGCGATCACGGCGAGCTCACGCGGGATCGCCCCCGTCGTGGCCGTGGAGGGTCGGGCGCGCCGACCCGGCCCGCTCACCCTGGCCATGGCCGAGGTCTTTGCCCGCCGCCGGACCTCGGACCCCGATCCGTAG
- a CDS encoding carbohydrate ABC transporter permease — translation MSTTTDLVLDEEPGATPKAPRTTSAKGAKTRSTIILHVLLMVGAITMIIPFLWMIFTSVKTNAELAANPPTFFPTEWRWENYPEALDAARFDLYFRNSFIIATGHTLITLVFGSMAGYSLARIPFRGRNIVFLAMVAMLMIPTYTKIVPQFLIVKMMPLFGGNDILGQGGSGWLDSWWALLIPGGLSATSIFLFRQFYLSLPKELEEAARIDGLGEFRIFAQIYTPLIKPAIATVGLLTFQESWNNFLWPLLVTTSENLRVIQVGLAVFQQLDATAWQYLMAGTTLATVPMVLLFIFAQKYFIQGFTNTGIK, via the coding sequence ATGTCCACCACGACTGACCTGGTGCTCGACGAGGAGCCCGGCGCGACGCCCAAGGCCCCGCGTACGACCTCTGCCAAGGGGGCCAAGACGCGTTCGACGATCATCCTGCACGTGCTGCTGATGGTCGGCGCGATCACGATGATCATCCCGTTCCTGTGGATGATCTTCACCTCGGTGAAGACCAACGCGGAACTCGCCGCCAACCCGCCCACGTTCTTCCCGACCGAGTGGCGGTGGGAGAACTACCCCGAGGCCCTGGACGCAGCGCGGTTCGACCTGTACTTCCGCAACAGCTTCATCATCGCGACGGGGCACACCCTGATCACCCTGGTGTTCGGCTCCATGGCGGGCTACTCCCTCGCGCGGATCCCGTTCCGAGGCCGCAACATCGTGTTCCTCGCCATGGTCGCGATGCTGATGATCCCGACCTACACCAAGATCGTCCCGCAGTTCCTGATCGTGAAGATGATGCCGCTCTTCGGCGGCAACGACATCCTCGGGCAGGGCGGATCGGGCTGGCTGGACTCCTGGTGGGCCCTGCTCATCCCCGGAGGCCTGTCCGCGACGTCCATCTTCCTCTTCCGCCAGTTCTACCTCTCGCTGCCGAAGGAACTGGAGGAGGCGGCCCGCATCGACGGCCTCGGCGAGTTCCGGATCTTCGCGCAGATCTACACCCCGCTGATCAAGCCGGCGATCGCCACGGTCGGTCTGCTGACCTTCCAGGAGAGCTGGAACAACTTCCTGTGGCCGCTCCTGGTGACCACCTCGGAGAACCTGCGGGTGATCCAGGTCGGCCTGGCAGTGTTCCAGCAGTTGGACGCCACGGCCTGGCAGTACCTGATGGCGGGCACGACCCTGGCCACCGTGCCTATGGTCCTCCTGTTCATCTTCGCCCAGAAGTACTTCATCCAGGGCTTCACCAACACGGGCATCAAGTAG
- a CDS encoding LacI family DNA-binding transcriptional regulator — MARVTIQQVAEAAGVSPSTVSNVLNGRTNRMVPATKERIDRAIAELGYHPNKAARQLRTGRTQTIGLIVPSVGNPFWGAFARELELAAMTVGHNLLLCNSERDAERERRYVQELWEDGVRGIVLCSSLPTLDHVADIVARGLRLVTFDRQAQPGDPENVISVSINNLVGGHLATSHLLELGHQRVSFVSGSLASVNRAGRYRGYCMALEQAGLDPAEMPAWTGADAPAFGDVEAAEVGRRAAHALFEDPATAPTGVVAINDMTALGLCRGLRDLGLQVGTDASIVGFDDIVLAELYDPPLTTVRQPIARMAALALEEMLDDTGEDPGRTVLLRPELVVRGSTQAPRVGASR; from the coding sequence GTGGCACGCGTCACCATCCAGCAGGTCGCCGAGGCCGCTGGCGTCTCCCCGAGCACGGTCTCGAACGTCCTCAACGGGCGCACCAACCGCATGGTCCCAGCGACCAAGGAGCGCATCGACCGGGCGATCGCCGAGTTGGGATACCATCCGAACAAGGCTGCGCGGCAACTACGGACCGGGCGCACCCAGACGATCGGACTCATCGTGCCATCCGTGGGCAACCCGTTCTGGGGCGCCTTCGCGCGAGAGCTGGAACTCGCGGCGATGACGGTGGGGCACAATCTGCTGCTGTGCAACTCCGAGCGTGACGCGGAGCGCGAGCGGCGCTACGTCCAGGAGTTGTGGGAGGACGGGGTGCGCGGCATCGTGCTGTGCTCCTCCCTCCCGACCCTGGATCACGTGGCCGATATCGTGGCGCGCGGGCTACGTCTGGTGACCTTCGACCGTCAGGCACAGCCGGGCGATCCCGAGAACGTGATCAGCGTGAGCATCAACAACCTCGTCGGGGGGCACCTCGCGACCTCTCACCTCCTGGAACTGGGGCATCAGCGCGTGTCGTTCGTGTCCGGCTCGCTCGCCTCGGTCAACCGCGCCGGTCGATACCGGGGCTACTGCATGGCGCTGGAACAGGCGGGCCTGGACCCGGCCGAGATGCCCGCGTGGACCGGCGCGGATGCACCCGCCTTCGGGGACGTCGAGGCCGCCGAGGTCGGGCGTCGCGCCGCCCACGCCCTCTTCGAGGACCCGGCCACCGCGCCCACCGGCGTCGTCGCGATCAACGACATGACGGCTCTGGGACTGTGCCGGGGCCTGCGCGACCTCGGTCTCCAGGTCGGCACCGACGCCTCGATCGTCGGGTTCGACGACATCGTGCTCGCCGAACTCTACGATCCGCCGCTGACCACGGTGCGCCAGCCGATCGCCCGCATGGCGGCCCTCGCCCTGGAGGAGATGCTGGACGACACCGGCGAGGACCCGGGACGCACCGTGCTGCTGCGCCCCGAACTCGTCGTCCGCGGATCCACTCAGGCGCCCCGCGTGGGGGCCTCCCGATGA
- a CDS encoding carbohydrate ABC transporter permease, with protein MATTEKLARADAPPRKMNKTSPAERKLRRTGWWMVTPSLIHIGIFTTIPVIATFVLGFTDYNVLGSPNWIWFDNYVEIFQDPVFRKATWNTIVYTFWTVPVSMAIALVIAVALNTGLKLQKWYRTAFFLPQVTATVAIAMVWLWIFNPQQGLLNAFLGLFGIPGQAWLVDPEWALWSVILVGAWQGIGIKMLIYIASLQNVDESLYEAASMDGASTVRKFFAITVPMLKPATFFVLVISIINAFQVFDQIYVLTNGGPANATTMMTYEVYRAAFEKFRMGLASAQSVVLFAFLLVMTLAGRRVTREDD; from the coding sequence ATGGCTACAACGGAGAAGCTCGCCAGGGCGGATGCACCGCCCCGCAAGATGAACAAGACCTCACCCGCCGAACGCAAGTTGCGCCGCACCGGTTGGTGGATGGTCACCCCGTCGCTCATCCACATCGGGATCTTCACCACGATCCCCGTGATCGCGACCTTCGTGCTCGGTTTCACCGACTACAACGTGCTCGGTTCGCCGAACTGGATCTGGTTCGACAACTACGTCGAGATCTTCCAGGACCCGGTGTTCCGCAAGGCGACGTGGAACACGATCGTCTACACCTTCTGGACCGTGCCGGTCTCCATGGCGATCGCCCTGGTGATCGCCGTGGCCCTGAACACGGGCCTGAAGCTGCAGAAGTGGTACCGCACCGCGTTCTTCCTGCCGCAGGTCACCGCGACCGTGGCGATCGCCATGGTGTGGCTGTGGATCTTCAACCCGCAACAGGGCCTGCTCAACGCCTTCCTGGGCCTGTTCGGCATCCCCGGCCAGGCGTGGCTGGTGGATCCGGAGTGGGCGCTGTGGTCGGTCATCCTGGTCGGCGCGTGGCAGGGCATCGGGATCAAGATGCTCATCTACATCGCCTCGCTGCAGAACGTCGACGAGAGCCTCTACGAGGCGGCGTCGATGGATGGGGCCTCGACGGTGCGCAAGTTCTTCGCGATCACCGTGCCGATGCTGAAGCCCGCGACCTTCTTCGTCCTGGTGATCTCGATCATCAACGCCTTCCAGGTGTTCGACCAGATCTACGTGTTGACCAACGGCGGACCGGCGAACGCCACCACGATGATGACCTACGAGGTCTACCGCGCCGCGTTCGAGAAGTTCCGCATGGGCCTGGCATCAGCACAGTCCGTGGTGCTGTTCGCCTTCCTGCTGGTGATGACCCTCGCCGGTCGCCGCGTGACGCGAGAGGATGACTGA
- a CDS encoding SDR family NAD(P)-dependent oxidoreductase: protein MQNTLEGRKALVTGSGHGIGAALALGLAQAGADVVVHYYGSAESANEVVAQITAMGRRTVAIPGDMTDSTATTAVVEAAIAELGGLDILVNNVGNLVGRHTVAEMSDEHWDKVFAVNVSSMFYATRAAIPALTESANGRIVSLASLAAENGGGNGSVAYAAAKAAVIGFTRGLAKELAPTGTTVNALAPGFIGDTPFHNTFTPEEAQKNIVAGIPLGRAGSVEDVAGVTTFLASDAASYVTGQVMDINGGLNFR, encoded by the coding sequence ATGCAGAACACGCTTGAAGGTCGTAAGGCGCTCGTCACGGGCAGCGGGCACGGGATCGGGGCGGCGCTCGCCCTCGGCCTGGCGCAGGCCGGAGCCGATGTGGTGGTGCACTACTACGGCAGCGCGGAGAGCGCCAACGAGGTCGTGGCCCAGATCACGGCCATGGGACGCCGCACCGTGGCGATCCCCGGCGACATGACCGACTCCACTGCCACGACCGCTGTGGTCGAGGCCGCGATCGCCGAGCTCGGTGGTCTGGACATCCTGGTGAACAACGTGGGCAACCTCGTGGGACGCCACACCGTGGCGGAGATGTCCGACGAGCACTGGGACAAGGTGTTCGCTGTGAACGTGTCCTCGATGTTCTATGCGACCCGCGCCGCCATCCCCGCGCTCACCGAGTCGGCCAACGGTCGCATCGTCTCGCTCGCCTCCCTGGCCGCGGAGAACGGTGGCGGGAACGGATCGGTCGCCTACGCCGCAGCGAAGGCCGCCGTCATCGGCTTCACCCGGGGCCTGGCCAAGGAACTCGCGCCGACGGGGACCACGGTGAACGCGCTGGCCCCGGGCTTCATCGGTGACACCCCGTTCCACAACACCTTCACGCCCGAAGAGGCGCAGAAGAACATCGTGGCCGGTATCCCGCTCGGTCGCGCCGGGAGCGTGGAGGACGTCGCCGGTGTGACGACGTTCCTCGCCTCGGACGCCGCGTCCTACGTGACCGGTCAGGTCATGGACATCAACGGGGGTCTGAACTTCCGATGA
- a CDS encoding ABC transporter substrate-binding protein — protein sequence MIDTRHLRRPLAGIASLAAASLVLAACSSGDSDTSGSLEDVDPDEVSGEISLLTPIFEGTEGQKLLEDELLPQFYAEYPNVKVSVDYTTYGNLNEKLTTAAVSGQVPDVMLMGVGWIEGFAAKDFLADMSDLGLTQDVLLESYEPTIVEAGMYDGGVYGVPIMLDTRIGIARMDILEEAGYDAPPATWDELIEMSEALTVRNGGTLERAGFDLLSNDSRQVFETFLFSAGGALFNEDNTAPAFNEQPGIDALTLMTELINTYKVEDIGFASTDQAVHPLINGRAAMGLSHNNLWTQAEDVDPEILQHMEPFLITGEQPGMFFGGTFATRSANSSSPEAAQAFLEFLTSPDIALAANEQRGNVPALKELLETEYVESNRFVQFSLENLEYAQREGGPASWLEVRGDFAPAIESALLQQKTPEEALNDLAALVESTLARS from the coding sequence ATGATCGATACCCGGCACCTCCGCCGACCGCTCGCCGGCATCGCTTCGCTCGCTGCCGCCTCACTGGTCCTCGCTGCCTGCAGCTCCGGGGACTCCGACACCTCGGGCTCGCTCGAGGACGTCGACCCCGACGAGGTCTCCGGGGAGATCTCGCTGCTCACCCCGATCTTCGAGGGGACCGAGGGGCAGAAGCTCCTCGAGGACGAACTGCTCCCGCAGTTCTACGCCGAGTACCCCAACGTGAAGGTCTCGGTGGACTACACCACCTACGGCAACCTGAACGAGAAGCTGACCACCGCCGCGGTCTCCGGGCAGGTCCCGGACGTCATGCTGATGGGCGTGGGGTGGATCGAGGGCTTCGCCGCCAAGGACTTCCTCGCCGACATGTCGGACCTCGGGCTGACCCAGGACGTGCTCCTGGAGTCCTACGAGCCGACCATCGTGGAGGCCGGCATGTACGACGGCGGCGTGTACGGCGTGCCGATCATGCTCGACACCCGCATCGGCATCGCGCGCATGGACATCCTCGAGGAGGCCGGCTACGACGCCCCGCCCGCCACCTGGGACGAGCTCATCGAGATGTCCGAGGCGCTCACCGTGCGCAACGGTGGCACGCTGGAGCGCGCCGGGTTCGACCTGCTCTCCAACGACTCCCGGCAGGTCTTCGAGACCTTCCTGTTCTCCGCGGGCGGCGCGCTGTTCAACGAGGACAACACGGCGCCGGCGTTCAACGAGCAGCCCGGCATCGATGCGCTCACGTTGATGACCGAACTCATCAACACCTACAAGGTGGAGGACATCGGGTTCGCGTCCACCGACCAGGCCGTGCACCCCCTGATCAACGGTCGAGCCGCCATGGGCCTGTCCCACAACAACCTGTGGACCCAGGCCGAGGACGTCGACCCCGAGATCCTGCAGCACATGGAGCCCTTCCTGATCACCGGGGAGCAGCCGGGCATGTTCTTCGGCGGCACCTTCGCCACCCGGTCGGCGAACTCGAGCAGCCCCGAGGCCGCCCAGGCCTTCCTGGAGTTCCTCACCAGCCCCGACATCGCGCTGGCGGCCAACGAGCAGCGAGGGAACGTGCCCGCGCTCAAGGAGCTGCTGGAGACCGAGTACGTGGAGTCCAACCGATTCGTGCAGTTCTCGCTGGAGAACCTCGAGTACGCCCAGCGCGAGGGTGGTCCCGCCTCCTGGCTCGAGGTCCGCGGTGACTTCGCTCCCGCGATCGAGTCCGCACTGCTGCAGCAGAAGACGCCCGAGGAAGCCCTGAACGACCTCGCCGCGCTCGTCGAGTCCACGCTGGCTCGCTCCTAA